A window from Bacteroidota bacterium encodes these proteins:
- a CDS encoding LacI family transcriptional regulator, with the protein MKFEAVTIKDIAKALGLSTSTVSRALRDSYEISPETKKMVMEYAEKINYHPNPIALSLKERKSRTIGVIVCEIANPFFSQVINGIESVAHDSGYNVIIAQSHELFEKEVRDLQYLTSRSIDGLIVSVSVETNDFSHLIDVYQKGLPVVFFDRIVNEIDTHKVIVDNYKGTYDATMHLINNGCRNIGTLTFASFLSITRERMAGYKAALADSNIAFDEQLIQHCKPGPYLNDDLEAAVKKLLRMRPVPDAILGLSDKLTTGCLRILKKENIKVPEDISLIGFSNSELTDLIDPPLSIIKQPAFEMGEISTRLLLQMIESKRPVTDFVTKVLTPELVINASSEYKRTLKKNDTVNA; encoded by the coding sequence ATGAAGTTCGAAGCCGTAACAATTAAAGATATTGCTAAAGCATTGGGGCTTTCTACCTCCACTGTTTCCCGTGCATTACGTGACAGCTATGAAATAAGTCCGGAGACCAAGAAGATGGTAATGGAGTATGCGGAGAAGATCAATTACCACCCCAACCCGATTGCACTTAGCCTGAAAGAAAGAAAAAGCCGGACGATCGGTGTTATTGTATGCGAAATTGCTAACCCTTTTTTCTCCCAGGTAATTAATGGTATTGAATCTGTGGCACATGATAGTGGTTACAACGTAATCATTGCACAAAGCCATGAATTGTTTGAGAAAGAAGTAAGAGACCTGCAATATCTTACCAGTCGCAGCATTGATGGCCTGATCGTTTCCGTATCAGTTGAAACAAATGATTTTTCACACCTGATAGATGTATACCAAAAAGGATTGCCGGTTGTTTTCTTTGACAGGATCGTAAATGAAATTGACACACACAAGGTAATTGTAGATAATTACAAAGGCACTTATGATGCAACCATGCATTTAATAAACAATGGTTGCAGAAATATTGGCACTCTTACGTTTGCTTCTTTTCTTTCTATTACCCGTGAACGTATGGCCGGCTATAAAGCCGCATTGGCTGACAGCAATATTGCTTTTGATGAACAACTGATCCAGCATTGCAAACCGGGCCCTTATTTAAATGATGATCTTGAAGCTGCTGTAAAAAAATTATTGAGAATGCGACCGGTGCCGGATGCTATTCTTGGTTTATCTGATAAACTCACTACGGGTTGCCTGCGTATTTTGAAAAAAGAAAATATAAAAGTTCCGGAGGATATATCGCTGATTGGTTTTTCCAACAGCGAACTCACTGATTTAATAGACCCACCTCTGTCTATTATAAAACAACCTGCATTTGAAATGGGTGAAATATCTACCCGTCTATTATTGCAAATGATAGAAAGCAAAAGACCTGTTACTGATTTTGTCACTAAAGTTCTTACACCGGAGCTGGTGATAAATGCTTCTTCAGAGTATAAAAGGACGCTTAAAAAAAATGATACAGTAAATGCTTAA
- a CDS encoding RagB/SusD family nutrient uptake outer membrane protein, whose protein sequence is MKRTIFFSLVLTSLIFVSCKKVLNPDTPSAFTQEYIFSNESDASKAVSGIYAMFNQDAFTSRVSNNFTGNSDIETGQVGGSPDNSRRDIWSFECTSANGDLLTVWNNAYNAINRANECIEGIDASVIAGNKKMQQLKGEALGLRAIWYYLLMNHWGDVPYKTTATKAGDNFYLPRMGRDSILTSIIDDLKAIEPEMYWASELDYGIERINREFIIGMIARLSLMRGGYWMYPDQTMKRKADYLDYYNTANTYCRILLDLKPRALGNYATVFMNENKYIKAVNGDVLYEVAFQVGAGDVGWNNGVRVDAGTHNYGTGSNYMSFPITYYHSFDTMDLRLPVTCYLIYFDKDLKQVPGGTGSIAPGKWDRRLVPTPLGSASAKGTGINWPMMRYADVLLMLAETENEINGGPTEIAKEALRKVRQRAFPAAKWAEKVETYIANVSGGKDQFFNAIVNERGWEFGGEMLRKYDLERWNLFGKKVAETRNSLIEMGIAGNATVPTGPYADLPDYLYYKNVGDSVIFYNKYRRPAVIPPVVNVPNVGDNPNGYLRVSWTRSMYNTTTSGPAAYILQQWRGYPDNAGTTPLRYILPLHNSTVSSSLGTLQQQYGY, encoded by the coding sequence ATGAAACGTACAATTTTTTTTAGCCTGGTTCTTACTTCGCTAATCTTCGTTTCTTGTAAAAAGGTATTGAATCCTGATACACCTTCTGCATTTACGCAGGAGTATATATTCTCCAATGAATCAGATGCCTCGAAAGCGGTGTCAGGCATTTATGCTATGTTCAACCAGGATGCGTTTACTTCCCGGGTCTCTAATAATTTTACCGGTAATAGTGATATTGAAACTGGTCAGGTAGGTGGTTCTCCTGATAACTCACGCCGTGATATCTGGTCTTTTGAATGTACGTCTGCCAATGGTGATCTTCTTACTGTTTGGAACAATGCTTATAACGCAATCAACCGGGCCAATGAGTGTATAGAAGGAATTGATGCCAGTGTCATTGCAGGGAATAAAAAAATGCAGCAATTAAAAGGAGAGGCGCTGGGATTAAGGGCTATCTGGTATTATCTTTTAATGAATCATTGGGGTGATGTACCTTATAAAACTACTGCTACCAAAGCGGGTGACAATTTTTACCTACCCAGGATGGGAAGGGACAGTATCCTAACCAGCATTATTGATGACCTGAAAGCAATTGAGCCTGAAATGTATTGGGCATCAGAACTTGATTATGGAATTGAGCGAATTAATCGTGAATTTATTATCGGTATGATAGCCCGTCTTTCACTAATGCGCGGCGGATATTGGATGTATCCTGATCAGACTATGAAACGCAAAGCAGATTATCTTGACTATTACAATACAGCGAATACCTATTGCAGGATATTATTAGATCTGAAACCCCGTGCTCTTGGCAATTATGCTACAGTATTCATGAATGAGAATAAATATATTAAAGCAGTAAATGGCGATGTTCTCTATGAAGTAGCTTTCCAGGTTGGTGCAGGTGATGTAGGCTGGAACAATGGAGTAAGAGTTGATGCCGGTACACATAACTATGGCACTGGTTCAAATTATATGTCTTTCCCAATTACTTATTATCATTCTTTTGATACAATGGATCTTCGTTTACCTGTTACCTGCTATCTTATTTATTTTGATAAGGATTTAAAACAAGTACCTGGTGGTACCGGTTCTATTGCGCCGGGCAAATGGGACAGAAGACTTGTACCAACTCCATTAGGTTCTGCTTCCGCTAAAGGAACAGGTATTAACTGGCCGATGATGCGGTATGCTGATGTGTTATTAATGCTTGCAGAGACTGAAAATGAGATCAATGGAGGCCCAACTGAAATCGCTAAAGAAGCATTGAGGAAAGTTAGGCAAAGGGCATTCCCTGCTGCTAAGTGGGCAGAAAAGGTAGAGACATATATAGCGAATGTGAGCGGAGGCAAGGATCAATTCTTTAATGCAATCGTTAATGAAAGAGGCTGGGAGTTTGGCGGCGAAATGCTCCGTAAATATGATCTTGAACGTTGGAACCTGTTTGGTAAAAAAGTGGCTGAAACAAGAAATTCATTGATAGAGATGGGAATTGCGGGAAATGCGACTGTACCTACGGGACCATATGCAGACCTTCCGGATTATCTCTATTACAAAAATGTTGGTGACAGTGTTATCTTTTATAATAAATACAGGAGACCTGCGGTAATTCCGCCGGTTGTTAATGTCCCGAATGTCGGAGATAACCCTAATGGTTATTTACGTGTCAGCTGGACCCGTTCAATGTATAATACAACTACCAGCGGCCCGGCTGCTTATATCCTTCAGCAATGGAGAGGATATCCTGATAATGCAGGAACTACTCCTTTGCGATATATTTTACCATTACATAATTCAACTGTATCAAGCAGCCTGGGCACATTACAACAACAGTATGGGTATTAA
- a CDS encoding DUF5123 domain-containing protein → MQELLLCDIFYHYIIQLYQAAWAHYNNSMGIKKTNIKANNIIMKKLSLAACLLVLIFGACKKTETFEEVRLFRPVNKDALLSEGNWIKASWHPIKEAQSYTVQLSSDNFTTIIQSVTLDTTVYMFENLYWDKLYQVQVRANAADTVFNSGMSNLGSIKTAKFPTILNTPGISDVTDEAVKVSWTTGGAAVTSIKILKASDSSVVTTVTLTPTDVTNQYKIISGLQSATAYIIFLYSGTSVRGWADFTTAVPLSGNLVDLRGITGRPSVLTDTLPVIPSGSTVLLKRGETYIVATALSLSKSVTMLSGADLLAPGQAIISLPSNFNIVAGSIIDSIVFKDVTLRGTDYATKYVFNIDKACTIGKLNFISCKGEIFRGLVRTQSQPAIINNFLVDNCILDSLAGYGVHTVDVITARTDNIIIRNSTIYKAEKIITSRNNSISVLIENCTINEAPLGNSNYYVDYSTSPTNNVTNGITINNCIFGIGKYNAGNRSIRGIRVNAATTINASNNYRTFDQVSLGNDIPSITTYGKTSLELWMDPFNGNFKIIDGTYPARNTTGDPRWRP, encoded by the coding sequence ATGCAGGAACTACTCCTTTGCGATATATTTTACCATTACATAATTCAACTGTATCAAGCAGCCTGGGCACATTACAACAACAGTATGGGTATTAAAAAAACGAACATAAAAGCTAACAACATAATTATGAAAAAGCTAAGCCTTGCGGCATGTCTTCTTGTATTAATATTTGGAGCCTGTAAAAAAACAGAAACATTTGAAGAGGTTCGATTGTTCAGGCCTGTCAATAAAGATGCTTTATTATCCGAAGGAAACTGGATCAAAGCTTCCTGGCATCCAATAAAAGAGGCTCAGTCATATACTGTGCAATTGAGCAGTGATAATTTCACAACAATTATCCAATCAGTTACACTTGACACGACTGTATACATGTTTGAAAACCTGTATTGGGATAAACTATACCAGGTGCAGGTTCGTGCCAATGCTGCCGATACGGTATTTAATTCCGGTATGTCGAATCTTGGGAGTATAAAAACAGCAAAATTCCCAACTATCCTGAATACTCCGGGTATAAGTGATGTGACTGATGAGGCTGTCAAGGTTAGCTGGACTACCGGAGGTGCTGCAGTTACTTCTATAAAAATTTTAAAAGCTTCAGACAGTTCTGTTGTTACCACAGTAACACTTACACCAACAGATGTAACAAATCAATACAAAATTATCAGTGGTTTGCAATCAGCTACTGCGTACATAATATTTCTTTATAGTGGAACCAGTGTTCGCGGATGGGCTGACTTTACTACTGCAGTTCCTTTAAGCGGGAACCTGGTTGATCTGAGAGGAATTACTGGCAGACCTTCTGTATTGACTGATACACTTCCTGTAATACCATCCGGCAGTACTGTTCTTTTAAAACGGGGCGAGACTTATATTGTAGCAACTGCATTAAGTCTGAGTAAATCTGTTACAATGCTTAGTGGTGCCGATCTTCTTGCACCTGGACAGGCGATAATTAGTCTGCCTAGTAATTTTAATATAGTTGCCGGAAGTATAATAGACTCTATCGTTTTTAAAGATGTTACGTTGCGGGGAACCGACTACGCCACAAAATATGTTTTTAATATTGATAAAGCCTGTACGATCGGCAAACTGAATTTTATTTCCTGCAAAGGTGAGATATTCAGGGGTCTTGTAAGAACCCAAAGTCAGCCGGCTATCATCAATAATTTCCTGGTGGATAATTGCATCCTTGATAGTCTTGCAGGATATGGTGTTCATACGGTAGATGTCATAACGGCAAGAACTGATAATATTATAATAAGGAACAGCACCATTTATAAAGCAGAAAAAATAATCACCAGTAGAAATAATTCAATCTCTGTGTTGATCGAAAATTGTACGATCAATGAAGCGCCTCTTGGTAATAGCAATTACTATGTTGATTACAGTACTTCGCCAACAAATAATGTTACTAATGGTATCACTATCAATAATTGCATATTTGGTATTGGAAAATATAATGCAGGTAACAGGAGTATCAGGGGGATAAGAGTTAATGCTGCTACTACTATCAATGCCTCTAATAACTATAGAACGTTTGACCAGGTTTCGTTAGGTAACGATATACCAAGTATCACCACTTATGGTAAGACTTCATTGGAATTATGGATGGATCCCTTCAATGGCAATTTTAAAATCATTGATGGTACGTATCCCGCAAGAAATACTACGGGTGATCCGAGATGGAGGCCTTAA
- a CDS encoding DUF4071 domain-containing protein, protein MIPQEWLQHAPQPMPLKPNQQWNVFLSYRSVNRGWVLNLYDVLTEMGFKVFLDQYVLKPGDSLARTLETGLENSQAGILIWSNAARDSEWVRNEYDVLITKATNDKNFFLVPVKIEKAPLPTFASTKLFIDFSDYPDGPNGGDLLRLVYGITGKALNDAAVHFAWEQDEAAGIENAKISAAIRNNRPEKLKQLFEGGGLPWKTTASLACKTADGLIKLGNKDEAIEMLEKVEKKFPKSIRPKQLKALALARRGKENDLDEAQDILGELYELNHLDPETTGIYGRTWMDRYNKSGELADLRQSRKLYAEGFEKAPDDYYTGINAAAKSIFLGELDKGNDYAKKVEAIVGNTAVKGDYWKTATIAETLLIQKKYSEAGEMYSQAVDIAPTEKDSHGSSFKQAKKLMDMLKPTNEERKIVENAFKHLS, encoded by the coding sequence ATGATTCCACAAGAATGGTTACAACATGCACCACAGCCAATGCCGCTAAAACCTAATCAGCAATGGAATGTTTTTCTTTCCTATCGATCTGTCAACAGGGGTTGGGTGCTCAACCTTTATGATGTGCTCACGGAAATGGGGTTTAAAGTTTTTTTAGATCAGTATGTACTTAAACCCGGGGATTCACTAGCACGTACATTAGAAACAGGATTAGAAAACAGTCAGGCAGGTATTTTAATATGGTCGAATGCTGCCAGAGATTCTGAATGGGTGCGAAATGAATATGATGTGCTGATTACTAAAGCCACAAATGACAAAAACTTTTTTTTAGTACCTGTAAAAATTGAAAAAGCACCGCTACCAACATTTGCAAGTACTAAACTTTTTATTGATTTCTCCGATTATCCCGATGGACCCAATGGAGGTGACTTACTGCGATTAGTTTATGGTATTACCGGCAAAGCACTTAATGATGCAGCTGTTCACTTTGCATGGGAGCAAGATGAAGCCGCAGGAATTGAGAATGCAAAAATATCAGCAGCTATACGCAATAACCGTCCTGAAAAACTGAAACAGTTATTCGAAGGAGGAGGGCTCCCATGGAAAACGACTGCTTCACTGGCCTGTAAAACTGCAGATGGACTTATTAAGCTCGGCAATAAAGATGAAGCAATTGAAATGCTTGAAAAGGTTGAAAAAAAATTTCCTAAATCCATTCGCCCCAAACAACTCAAAGCTCTTGCCTTGGCCCGCAGAGGTAAAGAAAACGATCTGGATGAAGCGCAGGATATACTTGGTGAATTGTATGAATTGAATCATCTCGATCCCGAAACAACGGGTATCTATGGACGTACATGGATGGATCGCTATAATAAATCAGGAGAATTAGCTGATTTAAGACAATCGAGGAAATTATATGCAGAAGGATTTGAAAAGGCGCCTGATGATTATTATACCGGTATCAATGCCGCCGCAAAAAGTATTTTTTTAGGTGAATTAGATAAAGGAAATGATTATGCTAAAAAAGTAGAAGCAATTGTCGGTAACACAGCCGTAAAGGGTGATTACTGGAAAACAGCGACAATAGCCGAAACATTGTTGATCCAAAAAAAATACAGTGAGGCGGGTGAAATGTACAGCCAGGCAGTAGATATAGCGCCGACTGAAAAAGATTCACATGGTTCATCCTTTAAGCAGGCAAAAAAATTGATGGATATGCTAAAGCCAACTAATGAAGAAAGAAAAATAGTTGAAAATGCATTTAAACATCTGAGCTAG
- a CDS encoding TonB-dependent receptor — translation MKKFFLSIFSCLLFFVVLAQDRQVKGKITDESGAPIPGVTVAAAGSKTGTQTDKDGNFTLTVSGSANVVLSFSSVGYKTSSISTDGKTPVTVQLEKLAKLEEEVVVVGYTTVKKKDLTGATSSMSGKEIEKIPVTNVAEAMTGRMAGVQVTTTDGAPGAEIVIRVRGGGSVTQDNSPLYIVDGFPVSSINDIAPTDIVNIDILKDASSAAIYGARGANGVVIITTKSAKGGKTVVSFNSYFQGRTLPKKLEVMSPYEFVLAQYEYARIRSQSEVDNFSKYFGVYQDLELYKAQKGTDWQEELFGGVAISQQHNVSLTGGTDKTKFSFSVTHNNDDGILVGSGYKRTYMNFKLNHEISRKFKFEMASRFTNIEIDGAGTSGGSSLRISDGINTRPVNGIADQIIIDPTGPDDDYEQFLKNLVNPIELAAQDYRKKIDKSFNNSVALSWNVLNNLLFRSEFTLNLGYGDSKRYYGPLTGESKNNGGNLPLGEITQYNNMSYRWANTLKYKVKTGSDHDLNLLIGQEVLAGKVKSNFNRSEGFDVSLPPERLFANMALGVPDRYETFEGPGDNLLSFFGQAFYQYKGKYLLTLTGRADASSKFAPDNRWGIFPAAAFAWRVSQEDFMKGVSFVSDLKLRISYGEAGNNRIINDLWRRTYRINTSRPIGFGDVPQAYWGAASTILVNPDLRWETTITRNIGLDFGLFNNRLSGTLEVYRNTTKDLLVQSDIPTTTGYTTQMRNIGQTSNKGVELTLNGAIISKKDFQLTGSFNIGINRAKIDQLDGVNEKPFSSNWAGTDLKTQDDYRLYVGQTVGLIYGYVNDGYYKPEDFSSYNPTTRVYTLQPGIPNIGTFMGGISLRPGVMKLKDLDSNGIINAADRQVIGNALPKYSGGFGFNATFKGFDLATYFNFVVGNDVYNTGRIAFNMLYRTTYGNMLSTMNYADRFKYIDAAGNQVTDLTELAKLNAGAKLWSPFSMGNASPVIHSWAVEDGSFLRLNNVTLGYTFPTKWISNLQMTKLRLYATIYNAVLWTKYSGYDPEVSATRNSSYTALTPGVDYSGYPKSRTFTLGINVNF, via the coding sequence ATGAAGAAATTTTTTCTTTCCATTTTTTCCTGCCTTCTATTTTTTGTTGTTCTTGCCCAGGACAGGCAAGTAAAAGGCAAAATCACCGATGAGTCAGGAGCACCAATTCCCGGTGTAACTGTAGCCGCTGCCGGCTCAAAGACGGGGACACAAACTGATAAAGACGGAAATTTTACACTTACAGTTTCTGGATCAGCAAATGTTGTACTTAGCTTTTCAAGTGTAGGGTATAAGACTTCTAGTATTTCAACTGACGGCAAGACACCTGTTACGGTTCAACTAGAGAAATTAGCTAAACTAGAGGAAGAAGTAGTAGTAGTTGGCTATACAACAGTAAAAAAGAAAGATCTTACTGGCGCTACCTCTTCTATGTCAGGCAAGGAGATTGAAAAAATTCCTGTTACAAATGTAGCGGAAGCTATGACCGGCAGAATGGCCGGCGTACAGGTTACAACTACAGATGGGGCTCCGGGGGCCGAAATTGTTATAAGGGTACGTGGTGGCGGTTCTGTTACACAAGATAATTCCCCATTGTATATTGTTGACGGGTTCCCCGTGTCAAGTATCAATGATATCGCTCCTACTGATATTGTCAATATTGATATATTGAAAGATGCTTCTTCTGCTGCCATCTATGGGGCAAGGGGTGCAAACGGTGTAGTGATCATTACCACTAAAAGCGCTAAAGGCGGAAAAACAGTAGTTTCTTTTAATAGTTATTTCCAGGGCAGAACACTTCCAAAAAAGCTGGAGGTAATGTCACCCTATGAATTTGTATTGGCACAATATGAATATGCGAGAATAAGATCACAATCAGAAGTGGACAATTTTAGCAAGTATTTTGGAGTGTATCAGGATCTTGAATTATATAAAGCGCAGAAAGGCACTGACTGGCAGGAAGAATTATTTGGTGGCGTTGCCATATCGCAACAACATAACGTAAGCCTGACGGGTGGAACTGATAAAACTAAGTTCAGCTTTAGCGTAACACATAATAATGACGACGGTATATTAGTTGGTTCAGGTTACAAAAGGACCTACATGAATTTTAAACTGAATCATGAAATTTCAAGAAAATTTAAGTTTGAGATGGCATCCCGTTTTACTAATATAGAAATAGATGGTGCCGGCACTTCGGGGGGATCAAGTTTAAGAATTTCTGATGGTATCAATACACGACCTGTAAATGGAATTGCTGATCAAATCATTATTGACCCGACAGGTCCTGATGACGATTATGAACAGTTTCTGAAAAACCTGGTCAACCCGATTGAATTAGCTGCCCAGGATTACCGCAAGAAAATAGATAAAAGTTTTAATAACAGTGTGGCTCTGTCATGGAATGTTTTGAACAACCTTCTATTCCGTTCCGAGTTTACGCTCAACCTTGGTTATGGTGATAGTAAACGGTATTATGGCCCGCTCACAGGAGAATCAAAGAATAATGGAGGAAACCTGCCGCTTGGTGAAATAACTCAGTATAACAATATGAGTTATCGTTGGGCCAATACACTTAAATATAAAGTTAAGACAGGCAGTGACCATGATCTCAATTTATTGATTGGACAGGAAGTGTTAGCAGGGAAAGTAAAATCAAATTTTAACCGCTCTGAAGGTTTTGATGTAAGCCTGCCACCAGAAAGACTTTTTGCTAACATGGCGCTTGGGGTTCCGGACAGATACGAGACTTTCGAAGGACCCGGCGATAACCTGCTATCATTTTTTGGCCAGGCTTTTTACCAGTATAAAGGAAAATATCTCTTAACACTTACAGGTAGAGCTGATGCATCAAGCAAGTTTGCTCCCGATAACAGATGGGGTATTTTTCCTGCAGCAGCTTTTGCCTGGAGAGTATCACAGGAAGATTTTATGAAGGGTGTTTCTTTCGTTTCTGATCTTAAATTGAGAATAAGTTATGGAGAAGCCGGGAATAACCGGATCATAAATGACCTGTGGAGAAGAACCTATAGGATCAATACTAGCCGGCCTATTGGATTTGGAGATGTACCACAGGCATATTGGGGGGCGGCTTCAACCATTTTGGTTAATCCTGATTTGAGATGGGAAACAACTATCACCAGGAATATTGGACTTGACTTCGGGCTCTTTAATAATAGGCTCTCAGGTACTTTAGAAGTTTATCGGAACACCACAAAAGATTTGTTGGTGCAATCGGATATACCCACAACCACAGGTTATACAACTCAAATGCGTAATATCGGGCAAACTTCCAACAAAGGAGTTGAGTTAACGCTAAATGGTGCAATTATCAGTAAGAAGGATTTCCAGCTTACGGGTTCATTTAATATAGGAATCAACCGGGCTAAGATCGATCAGCTGGATGGCGTTAATGAAAAACCTTTCTCTTCGAACTGGGCAGGAACTGATTTGAAAACACAGGACGATTACCGGCTTTATGTTGGCCAGACTGTAGGCTTAATATATGGGTACGTAAACGATGGATATTACAAGCCGGAAGATTTTTCATCTTATAATCCTACAACAAGAGTATATACATTACAACCAGGCATTCCGAATATTGGTACTTTTATGGGTGGTATTAGTTTAAGGCCCGGGGTAATGAAATTAAAAGACCTTGATTCAAATGGAATAATTAACGCTGCTGACCGGCAGGTGATTGGTAATGCATTACCCAAGTACAGCGGGGGCTTCGGTTTTAACGCCACTTTTAAAGGGTTCGATCTTGCTACGTACTTTAACTTTGTAGTAGGCAATGATGTCTATAATACCGGTAGGATCGCATTCAATATGTTATACAGAACAACTTATGGAAATATGCTTAGCACTATGAATTACGCTGATAGATTTAAATATATAGATGCAGCTGGCAACCAGGTTACAGATCTTACAGAGCTTGCTAAATTAAATGCCGGGGCTAAATTATGGTCGCCGTTCTCGATGGGTAATGCATCACCCGTGATTCATTCATGGGCGGTCGAAGATGGTTCTTTCCTGCGATTGAATAATGTTACCCTTGGTTATACATTCCCTACTAAATGGATATCAAACTTACAAATGACAAAACTCAGGTTATATGCGACCATTTATAACGCAGTATTATGGACAAAATATTCCGGTTATGATCCAGAAGTGAGTGCTACCAGAAACAGTTCTTATACTGCATTAACTCCCGGTGTTGATTATTCCGGTTATCCAAAGAGCCGGACTTTTACACTTGGTATTAATGTAAATTTCTAA
- a CDS encoding alpha/beta hydrolase — translation MPWWTLIKSFFTFKKKKMIQQIGKDLLKSLTGKDKGETIVYREEAGNNSIICFVHGFNGSPNETFGKFPELIKAESEFNGWDIVSIGYASDMMPTFGLKIWAQQPDITKVAGYFKTSIETLLKEYKRIVFVAHSMGGLVVQRALLSLDEKDFDRITHLMLYGTPSGGLHKATLGKWYNIQVRDMDREGEFIKNLRADWNARFATKIPFYFVSVAGELDAFVPIESSHSPFDKQYYAHTTGNHTDMVKPEDSNHTSFHVLKKAVINKKKHLKLFIDGDLNRLQGNYAGILNSFKGKLDVMSKGALREYIFALEGTKELDDAIKVLEASSHIKDNTDFIGILGGRYKRKYLDNELQPDLDKAIVLYQRAFTMAESSDNADKANQIYYHAINLAFLHFQNEDISNGKEYAQIALKNANECEDDHWKYATIAEANLYLNKDDDVRANYEKAIALGKDKPRDINSMYINAINALSKLNKPKLKEEVDKLFKA, via the coding sequence ATGCCTTGGTGGACTTTAATCAAATCATTTTTTACTTTTAAAAAAAAGAAAATGATACAGCAAATTGGTAAGGACCTTCTTAAGTCACTTACAGGAAAAGACAAAGGAGAAACAATCGTGTATCGTGAGGAAGCAGGTAATAACAGCATTATCTGTTTTGTCCATGGCTTTAATGGAAGCCCGAATGAAACTTTCGGAAAATTTCCTGAATTGATTAAAGCAGAATCGGAGTTTAATGGTTGGGATATTGTGAGTATTGGCTATGCAAGTGATATGATGCCCACATTTGGATTGAAAATCTGGGCGCAACAACCTGATATTACAAAAGTGGCAGGCTATTTTAAAACCAGTATTGAAACTTTACTTAAGGAGTATAAGAGGATTGTTTTTGTTGCACATAGTATGGGTGGCCTTGTTGTGCAACGGGCTTTATTGAGTTTAGATGAAAAAGATTTTGACAGGATAACACACCTGATGCTTTATGGTACACCCAGCGGAGGTCTTCATAAAGCAACTTTGGGCAAGTGGTATAATATACAGGTACGTGATATGGATAGGGAAGGAGAGTTTATAAAAAACCTTCGTGCAGACTGGAATGCTAGGTTTGCGACTAAAATTCCTTTTTATTTTGTTTCTGTAGCAGGTGAACTTGATGCGTTTGTTCCTATAGAATCAAGTCACAGTCCATTTGACAAACAATATTATGCTCATACTACAGGAAATCATACTGACATGGTAAAACCTGAAGATTCAAATCACACCAGTTTTCATGTATTGAAAAAAGCTGTTATTAACAAAAAAAAACACTTGAAACTTTTTATTGATGGCGATCTGAACAGGTTACAGGGTAATTATGCAGGCATATTAAATTCATTTAAAGGAAAATTAGATGTAATGAGTAAAGGAGCTTTACGTGAATATATTTTTGCTTTAGAAGGAACAAAAGAATTGGATGATGCTATAAAAGTACTTGAAGCAAGCAGCCATATAAAAGATAACACTGACTTTATAGGTATTCTTGGAGGCCGTTATAAACGAAAATACCTGGATAATGAATTGCAGCCAGATTTGGATAAAGCAATTGTGTTGTATCAAAGAGCATTTACCATGGCAGAAAGCTCCGATAACGCGGATAAGGCAAATCAGATATATTATCATGCTATTAATCTCGCCTTTCTTCACTTTCAAAATGAAGATATAAGTAATGGAAAGGAATATGCACAGATTGCACTAAAGAATGCCAATGAGTGTGAAGATGATCATTGGAAATATGCAACAATAGCAGAAGCTAATCTTTATCTTAATAAAGATGATGATGTAAGGGCTAATTATGAAAAAGCAATTGCATTGGGAAAAGATAAACCAAGAGATATAAACTCAATGTACATAAATGCTATTAATGCTCTGAGCAAACTTAATAAACCAAAACTTAAAGAAGAAGTTGATAAATTGTTCAAGGCATAA